A window from Schistosoma haematobium chromosome 3, whole genome shotgun sequence encodes these proteins:
- the GPD1L_9 gene encoding Glycerol-3-phosphate dehydrogenase (EggNog:ENOG410V4ES~COG:C), translating to MRCQRTAMPHQLFSRILTDMKPVVKPSSYAVSLVKRLALSDYYDIKLITDCIRNVLSIPCAVLMSANLATEASQENYYEATICIDDSKMGSELKKLSRRITSELWL from the coding sequence ATGAGATGTCAACGTACTGCTATGCCCCACCAATTATTTAGTAGGATATTGACCGATATGAAGCCTGTTGTCAAACCATCGTCTTATGCTGTTTCTTTAGTGAAGAGGTTAGCGCTGAGTGATTATTATGATATCAAGTTAATAACGGACTGTATAAGAAATGTGTTGAGTATACCTTGTGCAGTCCTTATGTCTGCTAATTTGGCAACTGAAGCTTCCCAAGAAAACTACTATGAAGCAACTATTTGTATTGATGATTCAAAAATGGGGTCTGAATTAAAAAAACTTTCCAGACGGATTACTTCAGAATTGTGGTTATGA